One part of the Myxococcales bacterium genome encodes these proteins:
- a CDS encoding efflux RND transporter periplasmic adaptor subunit: MNPELPSNPTPQASPRRFGVLSLVFTAVLAAGAAVVVMQLASSPDGRGGDAHSHATEDALYQCPMHPGVTQAEPGDCPICGMKLVRVDKAKTPVDPMAKIDPDRQQLIGLKTVEVQSGPVGGAWRTVGRVAIDETRVRHVNLKVPGFVEKIYVDFVGKKVRKGDPLFSIYSPELLSAQEEYLLALRTEGALAKAGGARSADGEALVAAARRKLALWDVPPSEIERISRMGEPTKTLTFTSPVSGVVTNKEVVEGMKLDAGAMPYEIVDLSSVWVLADVYESELSLVKVGMDARLALNAYPNRAFRGKVVFIDPLLDPKTRTVKVRLTFPNPTGDLRPEMFGEVVLQGDPHEGLRIPVDAVIDSGTERVVFLARGEGKFAPQVVKLGESDGAFVEVLEGLEAGERVVTRANFLIDSESRLRASLSDRGRAPKGSEPPEAARVLPGGLAPPAATQVRPAAHEGHTPSRAHEGHTPSRAHEGHTPSRAHEGH; the protein is encoded by the coding sequence ATGAATCCCGAATTGCCCTCGAACCCTACACCCCAGGCCTCCCCCCGCCGCTTCGGCGTGCTGAGCCTCGTGTTCACGGCCGTCCTGGCGGCCGGCGCGGCCGTCGTCGTCATGCAGCTGGCATCGTCTCCGGATGGACGAGGAGGCGATGCTCATTCGCACGCAACGGAGGACGCGCTTTACCAGTGTCCCATGCACCCCGGGGTCACGCAGGCAGAGCCCGGTGACTGCCCGATCTGCGGAATGAAGCTAGTAAGGGTCGATAAAGCCAAGACGCCTGTCGACCCCATGGCCAAGATCGACCCCGACCGCCAGCAGCTGATTGGTCTCAAAACGGTCGAAGTGCAAAGCGGGCCCGTGGGAGGCGCCTGGCGCACCGTGGGCCGTGTGGCCATCGATGAGACGAGGGTGCGTCACGTGAACTTGAAGGTGCCGGGCTTCGTCGAGAAGATCTATGTGGACTTCGTCGGCAAGAAGGTGCGCAAGGGGGATCCCTTGTTCTCGATCTACAGCCCCGAGCTGCTTTCCGCCCAGGAAGAGTACCTGCTGGCGTTGCGCACGGAAGGGGCTTTGGCGAAAGCCGGGGGCGCCCGGAGCGCCGATGGCGAGGCCCTCGTGGCCGCGGCCCGGCGTAAGCTGGCCCTGTGGGACGTGCCGCCCTCCGAGATCGAGCGCATCAGCCGCATGGGGGAGCCCACCAAAACGCTGACCTTTACCTCGCCTGTTTCCGGTGTGGTGACCAACAAGGAGGTCGTGGAAGGCATGAAGCTCGACGCGGGCGCCATGCCCTACGAGATCGTGGATCTGTCGTCGGTGTGGGTGTTGGCGGACGTCTACGAAAGTGAGCTCAGCCTGGTGAAAGTAGGCATGGACGCGCGGCTTGCGCTCAACGCGTATCCGAACCGCGCGTTCAGGGGCAAGGTGGTGTTCATCGATCCGCTGCTCGACCCGAAGACGCGCACGGTGAAGGTGCGGTTGACGTTTCCGAACCCCACAGGGGATCTGCGCCCGGAGATGTTCGGTGAGGTGGTGTTGCAGGGCGATCCCCACGAAGGCTTACGCATTCCCGTGGACGCCGTGATCGATTCGGGAACCGAAAGGGTGGTTTTCCTGGCGCGGGGAGAGGGAAAGTTTGCACCCCAGGTCGTGAAGCTGGGCGAAAGCGATGGCGCCTTCGTCGAGGTCCTCGAGGGACTCGAAGCGGGTGAACGCGTGGTCACGCGGGCGAACTTTCTCATCGACTCCGAGTCACGTTTGCGCGCCTCGCTCTCGGACAGGGGCAGAGCGCCCAAGGGCTCCGAGCCGCCCGAGGCGGCGCGCGTGCTGCCGGGAGGTCTTGCGCCTCCGGCGGCGACACAGGTCCGCCCTGCCGCCCACGAGGGCCACACCCCCTCCCGGGCCCACGAGGGCCACACCCCCTCCCGGGCCCACGAGGGCCACACCCCGTCCCGGGCGCACGAGGGCCACTGA
- a CDS encoding hemolysin family protein — MGLIAANGVFAGAEIAIVSVRRTRVSQLVDEGVAGAAVLAQLRATPERFLATVQIGITVVGTTAAAFGGSSLAERLAPVLVNVPGVGADAEQIALGIVVAGISYLSLVLGELVPKSLALRTAERYALLVALPIRWLSTLTRPFVWLLTASSNLILRPFSDRTNFVEARVSLEELQELVEEAGEAGTVHEQASELASRALEFPKLTFAQVMIPRNRMDALPLDAAPDRIRRFMLEERRSRVPIFAGTFDNVVGYVSAKDIVSLALEGRTIVLSNLLRPLKLFPETVPAIEVLRHMRRERQRLAVAVDEHGAVSGLLTFEDLVEELVGEVFSETEEDVEPLVKESEGSFLVRGDAKVRDLNRELSLEWEEGEGTTTVGGLATKLASGIPNRGARLAAEDGWVMEVVDASARAVRRVRLTPPPRSEEASEDDEV; from the coding sequence CTGGGGTTGATTGCGGCCAATGGGGTGTTTGCGGGGGCCGAAATAGCCATCGTCTCCGTCCGACGCACCCGGGTGAGCCAGCTGGTGGACGAGGGGGTTGCAGGCGCCGCCGTGCTCGCGCAGCTGCGGGCCACGCCCGAGCGCTTCTTGGCCACCGTGCAGATCGGCATCACCGTGGTGGGCACCACGGCGGCGGCCTTCGGTGGCTCGTCTTTGGCCGAGCGGCTCGCCCCGGTGCTGGTGAACGTGCCTGGCGTTGGCGCGGATGCAGAGCAGATCGCCCTCGGCATCGTGGTCGCGGGCATTTCGTACTTATCGCTCGTTTTGGGAGAGCTGGTGCCGAAGTCGCTCGCTCTGCGTACGGCGGAGCGCTACGCCCTGCTGGTTGCGCTGCCGATCCGGTGGCTTTCCACCTTGACGCGTCCCTTCGTTTGGTTGCTCACGGCAAGCAGCAACCTCATCTTGCGTCCCTTTTCCGATCGCACCAACTTTGTCGAGGCCCGCGTGTCCCTCGAAGAGCTGCAGGAGTTGGTCGAGGAGGCAGGCGAGGCGGGCACCGTGCACGAGCAGGCCAGCGAGCTCGCGTCGCGCGCCCTGGAGTTCCCGAAACTGACCTTCGCGCAGGTCATGATCCCCCGAAACCGCATGGATGCTCTGCCGCTCGACGCCGCGCCTGATCGCATTCGCCGGTTCATGCTGGAGGAGCGCCGATCGCGGGTGCCCATTTTCGCAGGGACGTTCGACAACGTCGTGGGTTACGTCAGCGCGAAAGACATCGTCAGCTTGGCCCTGGAGGGGCGAACCATCGTGCTGTCGAACTTGCTGCGCCCGCTGAAGCTCTTTCCGGAGACCGTACCGGCCATCGAGGTGCTGCGCCACATGCGCCGTGAACGGCAGCGTTTGGCCGTGGCGGTCGACGAGCACGGAGCCGTATCGGGCTTGCTGACTTTCGAAGACCTCGTCGAGGAGCTGGTGGGTGAGGTGTTCAGCGAGACTGAGGAAGACGTCGAGCCTTTGGTCAAGGAAAGCGAAGGCAGCTTTCTGGTTCGCGGCGACGCAAAGGTCCGAGACCTGAACCGCGAGCTGTCGTTGGAGTGGGAGGAGGGCGAGGGCACGACCACCGTGGGAGGCTTGGCCACGAAGCTCGCCAGCGGGATCCCGAACCGGGGGGCCCGGTTGGCTGCCGAGGACGGGTGGGTGATGGAGGTCGTGGATGCCTCGGCACGGGCGGTTCGTCGGGTTCGACTGACGCCCCCCCCCCGCAGCGAGGAAGCGAGCGAAGACGACGAGGTTTGA
- a CDS encoding MotA/TolQ/ExbB proton channel family protein, protein MELVDRLKLLLLGTGARPVLWALIGLSVASLAVILERAWVFYRTRSPAERVIALLVGGGGTGGGAGARARIEALGGYAARIAVAGLGQVHAGPSGVERAMRVATLIERKRLERRLAILATLGNNAPFVGLFGTVIGIIEAFEHLGSQAGGVPAGTSSAPVMSAIAEALVATAVGLAVAIPAVAAYNFFQRLVKSRQSDADVMAQVVTSHASAPGASVEGV, encoded by the coding sequence ATGGAGTTGGTCGACCGCCTCAAGCTGCTTTTGCTGGGAACCGGCGCACGTCCTGTGCTCTGGGCGCTGATTGGGCTGAGCGTCGCCAGCCTGGCGGTGATCCTGGAACGGGCCTGGGTGTTTTACCGTACCCGTAGCCCTGCCGAGCGCGTGATCGCGTTGCTCGTGGGCGGCGGCGGCACGGGGGGGGGGGCCGGCGCGCGTGCGCGCATCGAAGCGCTGGGAGGCTATGCCGCACGGATCGCAGTGGCGGGACTTGGGCAGGTGCATGCAGGGCCCTCGGGTGTCGAGCGCGCCATGCGGGTCGCCACCTTGATCGAACGAAAGCGTCTCGAGCGGCGTCTGGCGATCTTGGCGACCCTGGGCAACAACGCCCCTTTCGTGGGTCTGTTCGGAACCGTGATTGGCATCATCGAAGCCTTCGAGCACCTGGGAAGCCAGGCGGGTGGCGTTCCGGCGGGCACGTCCTCGGCCCCTGTCATGTCCGCGATCGCCGAAGCTCTCGTGGCCACGGCGGTGGGGCTCGCCGTCGCAATCCCGGCGGTGGCTGCCTACAACTTCTTTCAGCGCCTGGTGAAGAGCCGGCAGTCTGACGCCGACGTGATGGCGCAGGTGGTGACGAGCCATGCGTCCGCCCCCGGGGCTTCGGTGGAAGGGGTGTGA
- the nirD gene encoding nitrite reductase small subunit NirD gives MRRRREGRKGEDRLYGLSNFDPFGRAFVLSRGILGDRQGVPKVASPLYKQNFCLATGVCLDDPKVKIPVYAVRERGGVIEVEVGGAVRP, from the coding sequence ATACGGAGGCGCAGGGAAGGAAGGAAAGGAGAAGATAGACTGTACGGCCTCAGCAACTTCGATCCCTTTGGCCGGGCGTTCGTGCTGTCGCGCGGCATCCTCGGCGACCGCCAGGGTGTGCCGAAGGTGGCCTCGCCGCTTTACAAGCAGAACTTCTGTTTGGCGACGGGCGTTTGCCTCGACGATCCCAAAGTCAAGATCCCGGTTTACGCCGTACGCGAACGGGGCGGCGTGATCGAGGTCGAGGTGGGTGGCGCCGTTCGGCCTTGA
- a CDS encoding efflux RND transporter permease subunit: MIKKIIKFSAENRYLVIAAAIVALGFSFWSMRNLPLDALPDLSDTQVIVYAQWDRSPDIIEDQVTYPITTALLGAPNVKAIRGFSDFGFSYVYVIFEDGTDMYWARTRVLEYLSKITAQLPKGAKVELGPDASSVGWVFQYALVDGSGKHSSDELRSYQDWFLRYAVQSVPGVSEVATVGGQVRQYQVTVNPNQLAAFELPLETVIEAVRTGNNDVGGRLVELSGREYMVRGRGYVKNIADIENIVLRADGGTPVLIKDVATVALGPELRRGVADYNGRGDVVGGIVVMRAGENALAVIDRVKDKLEAVKSSLPEGVEIVTTYDRSELIEDAIATVRHKLIEEMIVVAIVILVFLWHFPSSLVPIITIPVSVALAFIPMKLMGLNANLMSLSGIAISIGVLVDGAIVEVENAYNKIYHWRRNGGQGKEAFYRIRLEALMEVGPGVFFSLLVIAVAFMPIFTLIDQEGRLFRPLAYSKNLTMAIAAFLAITLDPAIRMLFARIEPYTFKPKLLSWLATQLFVGRYRSEDRHPVSRLLHRLYERPCRFTLRNPAFTLLIAVLVVATTVPIYVKLGSEFMPPLREGTILYMPSAVEPGMSVAEAQKVLQLQDKILMTFPEVERVFGKAGRANTSTDPAPLTMMETTVLLKPTSAWRAKPRWYSAWAPSWLAPLFRNFWPDRISYEELEDEMNDALALPGISNAWTMPIKGRLDMLSTGIRTPVGIKVMGADLTTIEQIARETEAAVAKVPGTRSAYAERVAGGFFLDFVLKRERLARYGLSIDDANLMVMTAVGGDNQSVTVEGRERYGINVRYARDYREDLQALRRVLLPLPNGQGQIPMEEIADVVLEKGPAMIRDENGLLAGYVYVDFDTSKVDVGHYVAQAKAAVAAEVRVPTGYALVWSGQYENMLRVKERLQLILPLTLVLIFGLLYANTKSAFKTSVVMLAVPFSAVGAVWLLWLLDYNMSIAVWVGLIALMGLDAETGVFMLLFLDLSFDEAKQQGRLRDERDLVEAIVHGAVKRVRPKAMTVFSALLGLLPIMWATGTGADLMKRIAAPMVGGLTTSFVMELLVYPPVYFLWRRRQLRQRFREVRSAAADAC; this comes from the coding sequence ATGATCAAAAAGATCATCAAGTTCTCAGCCGAGAACCGCTACCTGGTGATCGCGGCGGCGATCGTGGCCTTGGGTTTTTCGTTTTGGTCGATGAGGAACCTGCCCCTCGATGCGCTTCCGGATCTCTCGGACACCCAGGTGATCGTTTACGCACAGTGGGACCGGAGCCCCGACATCATCGAAGATCAGGTGACGTATCCCATTACCACGGCTCTTTTGGGTGCCCCCAACGTCAAGGCGATTCGGGGGTTCTCCGACTTCGGTTTCAGCTACGTGTACGTGATCTTCGAGGATGGCACGGACATGTACTGGGCCCGCACCCGCGTGCTCGAGTACTTATCGAAGATCACGGCCCAGCTGCCCAAGGGTGCCAAGGTCGAGCTGGGTCCCGACGCCTCGAGCGTGGGTTGGGTCTTTCAGTACGCGCTCGTGGACGGCAGCGGCAAACACTCTTCGGACGAGCTGCGGTCCTATCAGGACTGGTTCCTTCGCTACGCCGTACAAAGCGTTCCCGGGGTCTCCGAAGTGGCCACCGTGGGGGGGCAGGTCCGGCAGTACCAGGTCACCGTGAACCCCAACCAGCTGGCGGCCTTCGAGTTGCCGCTCGAGACTGTCATCGAGGCGGTCCGTACGGGTAACAACGACGTGGGGGGACGTCTCGTGGAGCTCTCCGGGCGAGAGTACATGGTGCGGGGGCGCGGCTACGTCAAAAACATCGCCGATATCGAAAACATCGTGTTGCGCGCCGACGGCGGAACGCCGGTTCTCATCAAGGACGTGGCGACCGTGGCGCTTGGGCCCGAGCTGCGGAGGGGCGTCGCCGACTACAACGGGCGGGGCGACGTCGTCGGGGGCATCGTGGTGATGCGCGCCGGGGAGAACGCCCTTGCCGTCATCGACCGGGTCAAGGACAAGCTCGAGGCGGTGAAGTCGTCATTGCCCGAGGGCGTGGAGATTGTCACCACTTACGACCGGTCGGAGCTGATCGAGGACGCCATCGCTACGGTGAGGCACAAGCTCATCGAGGAGATGATCGTGGTGGCGATCGTGATTCTCGTCTTTTTGTGGCATTTCCCATCGTCCCTGGTCCCGATCATTACCATTCCGGTGTCGGTGGCGTTGGCCTTCATTCCAATGAAGCTCATGGGCTTGAACGCCAATTTGATGTCACTCTCCGGCATCGCGATCTCGATCGGTGTCCTGGTGGACGGCGCCATCGTGGAGGTGGAGAACGCCTACAACAAGATCTACCACTGGCGTCGGAACGGCGGACAAGGCAAGGAGGCGTTTTATCGCATCCGGCTCGAGGCGCTCATGGAGGTCGGGCCCGGGGTGTTCTTCTCCCTGCTCGTCATCGCCGTGGCGTTCATGCCGATCTTCACCCTGATCGATCAGGAGGGGCGGCTGTTTCGCCCCCTTGCCTACTCGAAGAATCTGACGATGGCCATCGCTGCTTTTTTGGCCATCACGCTGGATCCGGCGATCAGGATGCTCTTCGCGCGCATCGAGCCCTACACCTTCAAGCCCAAGCTGCTCTCGTGGTTGGCCACGCAGCTCTTTGTGGGCCGGTACCGCTCGGAAGATCGGCACCCCGTGAGCCGGCTGCTTCACCGCCTGTACGAACGGCCGTGCCGCTTTACCCTCCGCAACCCAGCTTTCACGCTGCTGATCGCCGTGCTGGTTGTGGCCACCACGGTACCGATCTACGTGAAGCTCGGGTCTGAGTTCATGCCGCCTCTGCGCGAGGGCACGATCTTGTACATGCCCTCGGCCGTCGAGCCTGGCATGTCAGTGGCGGAAGCTCAGAAGGTGCTTCAGCTCCAAGACAAGATCCTCATGACGTTTCCTGAGGTCGAACGTGTGTTCGGGAAGGCCGGTCGGGCAAATACGTCGACCGATCCAGCGCCGCTCACGATGATGGAAACCACGGTCCTCCTCAAACCCACCTCGGCGTGGCGTGCCAAACCGCGCTGGTACTCCGCGTGGGCCCCGTCGTGGTTGGCCCCGCTGTTTCGTAACTTCTGGCCCGACCGCATCAGCTACGAGGAGCTAGAAGATGAGATGAACGACGCGCTTGCGCTGCCGGGCATCTCGAACGCGTGGACCATGCCGATCAAGGGTCGCCTCGACATGCTGTCGACGGGCATTCGTACGCCTGTGGGGATCAAGGTCATGGGTGCAGACCTCACCACGATCGAACAGATCGCCCGGGAGACGGAGGCGGCCGTCGCCAAGGTTCCGGGGACCCGCAGCGCCTACGCTGAACGCGTCGCCGGGGGCTTTTTCCTTGATTTTGTGCTCAAGCGGGAGCGGCTCGCGCGGTATGGACTGTCCATCGACGATGCCAACTTGATGGTCATGACCGCCGTGGGCGGCGACAACCAGAGCGTGACGGTGGAGGGCAGGGAGCGGTACGGGATCAACGTGCGCTACGCCCGCGATTACCGCGAGGATCTTCAGGCGTTGCGTCGGGTGCTCTTGCCCTTGCCCAACGGGCAAGGCCAGATTCCCATGGAGGAGATCGCCGATGTGGTCCTGGAGAAGGGGCCTGCCATGATCCGGGACGAAAACGGACTTCTGGCGGGATACGTGTACGTGGATTTCGACACCTCGAAGGTGGATGTGGGCCACTACGTCGCGCAGGCCAAGGCAGCCGTTGCGGCCGAGGTGCGGGTGCCCACGGGCTACGCGCTGGTGTGGAGCGGCCAGTACGAAAACATGCTTCGGGTCAAAGAGCGCCTCCAGCTGATTTTGCCGCTGACGCTCGTCCTCATCTTTGGGCTTCTCTACGCCAACACGAAGTCTGCTTTCAAGACGTCCGTGGTCATGCTGGCTGTGCCTTTCTCTGCGGTAGGCGCCGTGTGGCTGTTGTGGCTTTTGGACTACAACATGTCGATTGCGGTCTGGGTGGGGCTCATCGCCCTCATGGGGCTCGACGCCGAGACGGGCGTGTTCATGCTCTTGTTCCTCGACCTCTCCTTCGACGAGGCGAAGCAGCAAGGGCGCTTGCGCGACGAACGAGATCTGGTGGAAGCCATCGTTCATGGCGCGGTCAAGCGCGTCCGGCCGAAGGCCATGACCGTGTTCTCGGCGCTCTTGGGGCTCCTGCCGATCATGTGGGCCACGGGAACGGGCGCCGACCTCATGAAACGCATTGCGGCACCGATGGTGGGTGGCTTGACCACGAGCTTTGTCATGGAGCTCTTGGTTTACCCGCCCGTGTACTTCCTGTGGCGCCGCCGGCAGCTGCGCCAGCGCTTCCGTGAGGTGCGAAGCGCCGCGGCGGACGCCTGCTAG
- a CDS encoding molybdopterin oxidoreductase family protein — translation MSPTLFREVRTHCPYCALQCGLTARGSSDNLQVAPDEAFPVNRGQMCIKGFSSPELLRREDRLLHPLRRTKAGFSRVTWTEALDAIASELEALRAAYGPAANAVYGSGALSNEKAYLLGKFARVALKTPNIDYNGRLCMASAAAAQRIAFGVDRGLPFPLADIAETKLLVLWGTNAADTLPPIAQWLNAQQSTGGERVVVDPRATATSRAANLHVQPVPGSDLALANGLMHILIDEGLVDETYVAARTRGFDEVRRVALVYDLVRVERLTGVPERTMRQLARMLAQAPSAMLLSGRGPEQQSKGTDTTLALVNLMLALGRVGRPYSGYGTLTGQGNGQGGREHGQKSDQLPGYRSIENAEDRRAVAAVWNVAPEDIPGKGPGTGPMLAAMGQPGGARSLLVFGSNLSVAMADAAATRARLASLDLLVVADAFMNDTSALAHFVLPVAQWIEEEGTVTNLEGRVIRRRKLFDPPATVLTDLQIIAGLAARLGQGARFGTDDPETIFEELRQATAGAVADYSGISYAGIDAHEGMFWPCPAAQGGTGQSRLFAEHFFHPDGRARFVAVEHRDAGEEPDSEYPVYLTTGRYKEHYNSGAQTRGVKRLQRLSPEARLEVHPRLAARVGLRDEGWALVESRRGRCVFRVALSPDIRDDTVFLPFHFGDDQSANLLTHATTDPTSGMPEFKLCAVRLLPATEGRKTLA, via the coding sequence ATGAGCCCGACCCTCTTTCGCGAGGTTAGAACGCACTGCCCCTACTGTGCCTTGCAGTGCGGGCTCACGGCGCGTGGGAGCAGCGACAACCTCCAGGTGGCGCCCGATGAGGCCTTCCCCGTCAACCGGGGGCAGATGTGCATCAAGGGCTTCTCGTCACCAGAGCTTCTCCGGCGGGAGGATCGGTTGCTGCATCCTTTGCGCAGGACGAAGGCGGGCTTTTCCCGCGTGACCTGGACGGAAGCACTTGACGCGATCGCGTCCGAACTCGAGGCACTCCGTGCGGCCTACGGTCCAGCAGCCAACGCCGTCTACGGCAGCGGGGCCCTCTCGAACGAGAAGGCTTACTTGTTGGGGAAGTTCGCCCGTGTGGCCTTGAAGACTCCGAACATCGATTACAACGGGCGCTTGTGCATGGCCTCGGCGGCGGCCGCCCAGCGCATCGCCTTCGGCGTGGACCGCGGGCTTCCCTTCCCGCTGGCCGACATCGCCGAGACAAAGCTGCTCGTGCTCTGGGGAACCAACGCGGCCGATACCTTGCCGCCCATCGCCCAGTGGCTGAATGCACAACAAAGCACCGGCGGCGAGAGGGTGGTGGTGGATCCCAGGGCCACAGCCACGAGCCGCGCGGCGAACCTTCACGTGCAGCCCGTGCCCGGAAGCGATCTCGCGCTGGCCAATGGCTTGATGCACATCCTCATCGATGAGGGCCTGGTGGACGAGACGTACGTGGCCGCGCGTACCCGCGGCTTCGACGAGGTGAGGCGCGTCGCCTTGGTCTACGACCTCGTCCGTGTCGAAAGGCTCACGGGCGTTCCCGAACGGACCATGCGGCAGCTGGCGCGCATGCTCGCGCAGGCGCCGTCCGCCATGCTGCTCTCGGGACGGGGTCCAGAGCAGCAATCGAAAGGGACCGACACGACGTTGGCTCTCGTGAACCTCATGCTCGCCCTGGGTCGGGTGGGGCGGCCGTATAGCGGATACGGCACCCTGACCGGACAAGGCAACGGGCAGGGCGGGCGAGAGCACGGCCAAAAGTCCGACCAGCTTCCGGGTTACCGCTCCATCGAAAACGCCGAGGATCGCCGGGCGGTGGCGGCAGTGTGGAACGTGGCGCCCGAGGACATACCCGGAAAGGGTCCAGGCACGGGGCCCATGCTGGCCGCCATGGGTCAGCCAGGGGGCGCCCGCTCTTTGCTGGTGTTCGGCTCGAACCTGTCCGTGGCCATGGCGGACGCGGCGGCCACACGGGCACGCCTTGCCTCTTTGGATCTGCTGGTCGTGGCCGATGCCTTCATGAACGACACCAGCGCGTTGGCTCACTTCGTTTTGCCCGTGGCGCAATGGATCGAAGAGGAGGGCACCGTGACGAACCTCGAGGGGCGCGTGATCCGAAGGCGCAAGCTCTTTGATCCCCCCGCCACGGTTTTGACCGATCTACAAATCATCGCCGGCCTGGCTGCGCGCCTTGGTCAGGGTGCACGCTTTGGCACGGACGATCCCGAAACGATCTTCGAGGAGCTGCGCCAGGCGACGGCAGGCGCCGTGGCCGATTACAGTGGAATCAGCTACGCAGGGATCGATGCGCACGAAGGCATGTTTTGGCCGTGCCCTGCGGCGCAGGGGGGGACGGGACAGTCACGGCTCTTTGCCGAGCACTTTTTTCACCCGGATGGGCGCGCCCGCTTCGTGGCGGTCGAGCACAGGGACGCGGGTGAAGAGCCCGATAGTGAGTATCCCGTTTACCTGACGACGGGACGCTACAAGGAACACTACAATTCGGGAGCCCAGACACGAGGTGTGAAGCGCCTGCAGCGCCTGTCTCCCGAAGCACGGCTCGAGGTGCATCCGCGCCTTGCGGCGCGTGTAGGCCTGCGGGACGAGGGGTGGGCCTTGGTGGAGAGCCGCCGCGGTCGCTGCGTTTTCCGCGTCGCGCTCAGCCCCGACATCCGCGACGATACGGTATTTTTGCCGTTTCATTTCGGCGATGACCAGTCGGCCAACCTCCTGACACACGCCACGACCGATCCCACGAGTGGCATGCCCGAGTTCAAACTCTGTGCGGTGCGCCTCCTGCCCGCGACGGAAGGGAGGAAGACCCTCGCGTGA
- a CDS encoding biopolymer transporter ExbD: MGSTLEPDEDVVAGINITPFVDVVLVLLVVFMVTARLDAVANVLPHDLPEARQAQPDIAEFIVTIDAHDRVWLAGEAVLPNDDLRARAESALHATSELRAVIAASAEAHHAAVAAVMEALQRAGVRRIGFAVAPSSEDTP; encoded by the coding sequence ATGGGGTCGACGCTCGAGCCGGACGAGGACGTGGTGGCGGGGATCAACATCACCCCGTTTGTCGATGTGGTCCTGGTGTTGTTGGTCGTCTTCATGGTCACGGCGCGGCTCGATGCCGTGGCGAACGTCCTTCCCCACGACCTTCCCGAGGCGCGGCAGGCCCAGCCTGACATTGCCGAGTTCATCGTCACGATCGACGCACACGACCGCGTGTGGCTTGCGGGAGAAGCGGTTTTGCCGAACGACGATCTCCGTGCGCGGGCCGAAAGCGCGCTTCACGCAACTTCCGAGCTGCGCGCGGTCATTGCGGCGTCTGCCGAAGCTCACCACGCGGCCGTCGCGGCGGTGATGGAGGCATTGCAAAGGGCCGGTGTGCGGCGCATCGGTTTCGCCGTGGCGCCTTCGTCCGAGGACACGCCGTGA
- a CDS encoding calcium/sodium antiporter, whose protein sequence is MISDWLFVVTGMALLLAGGEALVRGASGIALLGRVSASVVGLTIVAAGTSMPEMVVSVQSSLEGRPGLALGNAVGSNIFNIGVILGVTALVQPLRIRGNSVRLEWPVMLLAAMQVHLLSRDGGLDRLEGAFLLAGMAAFTAYIVWASRVAGIAAGEGEGMETASFGKTGTKAWVLNASAVALGVGLLAGGSSLLVRGAVAVAASLGISESVIGLTIVAAGTSMPELVTSLVAAWRGKDDIAVANVIGSNIFNMLGILGTASLIQPLTTPPEILARDDLWMIGFSVALLPLMKSGLRISRGEGAALLAAFGLYLAILLGAV, encoded by the coding sequence ATGATATCTGATTGGCTCTTCGTGGTCACCGGGATGGCACTTCTGCTCGCGGGCGGGGAGGCGTTGGTGCGAGGCGCCAGTGGCATCGCCCTTCTGGGGCGCGTGAGCGCCTCCGTGGTGGGTCTCACGATCGTCGCGGCGGGAACGTCGATGCCGGAGATGGTGGTCTCCGTCCAGTCCTCCCTCGAAGGGCGCCCGGGTTTGGCCCTGGGCAACGCGGTGGGCTCGAACATCTTCAACATCGGCGTCATCCTGGGTGTGACCGCCCTCGTGCAGCCCCTGCGTATTCGAGGCAACAGCGTGCGTCTCGAGTGGCCCGTCATGCTGCTTGCAGCGATGCAGGTCCACCTGCTCTCGCGCGACGGGGGCCTCGATCGGCTCGAGGGCGCCTTTTTGCTGGCGGGCATGGCGGCTTTCACGGCCTATATCGTGTGGGCGAGCCGGGTGGCAGGGATCGCTGCGGGTGAGGGAGAGGGCATGGAGACAGCCTCGTTCGGAAAGACAGGCACGAAGGCCTGGGTCCTCAACGCTTCCGCCGTGGCCCTGGGTGTAGGCCTGCTGGCCGGCGGCTCCTCGCTGCTGGTGCGAGGCGCGGTCGCCGTGGCGGCTTCGCTGGGGATCTCCGAGAGCGTCATCGGCCTGACGATCGTGGCGGCGGGCACCAGCATGCCTGAGCTCGTTACGTCCCTCGTGGCTGCGTGGCGAGGCAAGGACGACATTGCCGTGGCCAACGTCATCGGCTCGAACATCTTCAACATGCTGGGCATCCTGGGCACGGCCTCGTTGATTCAACCCCTGACGACGCCGCCCGAGATCTTGGCGCGAGACGACTTATGGATGATAGGCTTTTCGGTCGCGCTGCTGCCGCTCATGAAGAGCGGGCTGCGGATCAGCCGTGGAGAGGGCGCCGCGCTGCTCGCAGCCTTCGGCCTGTACCTGGCTATTCTGCTGGGCGCGGTGTGA